The following proteins are encoded in a genomic region of Limanda limanda chromosome 22, fLimLim1.1, whole genome shotgun sequence:
- the bcl6b gene encoding B-cell CLL/lymphoma 6 member B protein: MMEVLGGYRGDRDMELRPEGYVKEFTRHSHDVLLNLNELRHRNVLTDFTLVVGNVQLQAHCAVLVACSGFFYSLYSRRVLLQGRGVGGSGEQLMTVTLPNSLDPSSVSLLLDFMYTSRLPLTPGVVPGVLAVATYLQMDHVAETCRDFMHMHCTENKSARHLRLELDSRVSVASVAPKGGDLPHPGPMAAAARFPLEGGGSLRQGAFPFGQPGSKEQRGGPGSPLVGTRTPSPDSPARSSCQPSSPAESNTCNKNLVNDTKASPDPKACNWKKYKYIVLNPLCATTTVKEEEMDEPQNQTSPVKDPKAPAEAWSGEVPGQIDRQGQASCYEGSGRAPPLGPPPSVDPLKVPPTHKQGTVSPCTTDQPAIKRENFYAPYSYSGNLQGAKSTSSGEKPYRCNVCSAQFNRPANLKTHARIHSGEKPYRCDTCGARFVQVAHLRAHVLIHTGEKPYPCHTCGTRFRHLQTLKSHLRIHTGEKPYTCEKCDLHFRHKSQLRLHLRQKHGAVTNTKIRYKVLTEPYQPLLQAC, from the exons ATGATGGAGGTCTTGGGGGGTTACAGGGGCGACAGAGACATGGAGCTGAGGCCGGAGGGGTACGTGAAGGAGTTCACACGCCACTCCCACGACGTGCTGCTGAACCTGAACGAATTGAGGCACCGCAACGTCCTCACCGACTTCACCCTGGTGGTTGGGAACGTGCAGCTGCAGGCGCACTGTGCTGTGCTCGTGGCCTGCAG TGGCTTCTTCTACTCGCTGTACTCCCGCCGTGTGCTGCTCCAGGGGCGTGGTGTTGGTGGAAGTGGGGAGCAGCTCATGACCGTGACCCTCCCCAACTCCCTGGATCCGTCCAGCGTTTCCCTGCTGCTCGACTTCATGTACACCTCCCGCCTCCCTCTGACCCCGGGCGTGGTCCCCGGGGTGCTCGCCGTGGCCACCTACCTGCAGATGGACCACGTGGCCGAGACCTGCCGGGATTTCATGCACATGCACTG CACGGAGAATAAAAGTGCAAGACACCTCCGATTGGAGCTGGACTCCAGAGTGTCTGTCGCCTCTGTGGCCCCTAAAGGAGGAGATCTGCCTCATCCAGGACcgatggcagcagcagcaag GTTCCCACTGGAGGGTGGGGGCTCGCTCAGGCAAGGGGCTTTCCCGTTTGGCCAGCCGGGGTcaaaggagcagagaggagggccGGGGTCGCCCCTCGTGGGCACCCGGACCCCGTCGCCGGACAGCCCTGCCCGCTCCAGCTGCCAACCCAGCTCTCCAGCCGAGTCCAACACGTGTAACAAGAACCTTGTG AATGATACCAAAGCCTCACCAGACCCAAAGGCCTGCAACTGGAAGAAATACAAGTACATCGTCCTCAACCCTCTCTGTGCTACTACCacagtgaaggaggaggagatggacgaACCCCAAAATCAAACATCGCCCGTCAAGGACCCCAAAGCCCCTGCAGAGGCGTGGTCTGGAGAAGTGCCCGGTCAGATTGATAG ACAGGGGCAGGCCTCCTGCTACGAGGGTTCTGGCCGAGCCCCTCCCCTCGGGCCACCCCCCTCTGTGGATCCCCTGAAAGTGCCCCCAACTCACAAGCAGGGAACAG TTTCACCCTGCACCACTGACCAACCTGCAATCAAACGTGAGAACTTCTACGCGCCCTACTCTTACTCTGGTAACCTGCAAGGAGCCAAGTCTACCAGCTCAG GTGAGAAGCCGTACCGCTGCAACGTGTGCAGCGCCCAGTTCAACCGACCAGCCAACCTGAAGACTCACGCCCGCATTCACTCAGGAGAGAAGCCGTACCGCTGTGACACCTGCGGCGCACGGTTtgttcag GTCGCCCACCTCAGGGCCCACGTCCTGATCCACACGGGCGAGAAGCCGTACCCCTGCCATACCTGCGGCACCCGCTTCCGCCACCTGCAGACCCTGAAGAGCCACCTGCGCATTCACACGGGAGAGAAGCCTTACACT TGTGAGAAGTGTGACCTGCACTTCCGCCACAAGAGCCAGCTGCGACTCCACCTGCGGCAGAAGCACGGCGCGGTGACCAACACCAAGATCCGCTACAAGGTGCTGACCGAGCCCTACCAGCCTCTGCTGCAGGCCTGCTGA